One window of Dermacentor albipictus isolate Rhodes 1998 colony chromosome 9, USDA_Dalb.pri_finalv2, whole genome shotgun sequence genomic DNA carries:
- the LOC135916211 gene encoding uncharacterized protein: MKSTYIGFLFLTCVYANPRNWWERPEHEDEIIHLGLYFVYDKAFSERALFKVNDSFDAYFTVLTRAAQEYFKLHDDPKIRLTLVGTSKLEREDIITSTTINGTDKLQANDTLDKLDAIMRWNETLEPDVDIVFLATGKKLQVRESWMTGEWYGLSYPRSICWGNASVGLIHDDGATFNGVRLTALQVALLVGAKKDNGKWGECPVDEDLYLTSSASGGRRPALSDCSRESIRDLYYRQRDYRSLCWSDKPTPALDPEHDEFPVDFYKKFDCDACHVSEHLKNNTGKSLNCSISTINRNVNPWPTTKKTSWHRAAKRLSEKLYKRRTTTVSPYQDCTQSCCRFDRIPGRYGGYWNCWDTRAADGTICDSRRVCLDGVCA, encoded by the exons ATGAAGTCAACGTATATCGGCTTTTTATTCCTCACTTGTGTGT ATGCCAATCCCAGAAATTGGTGGGAACGCCCGGAGCACGAAG ACGAAATTATACATTTAGGACTATACTTTGTTTATGACAAGGCATTTTCGGAGCGAGCCCTCTTCAAAGTGAACGACAGCTTCGACGCCTATTTCACTGTACTCACAAGAGCG GCCCAGGAGTACTTCAAGCTACACGATGACCCCAAAATCCGCCTCACTCTTGTCGGAACATCGAAACTTGAG AGGGAAGACATAATTACTAGCACTACTATAAACGGAACAGATAAACTACAAGCGAATGACACACTGGACAAGCTGGACGCAATAATGAGGTGGAATGAAACACTGGAACCCGACGTCGACATAGTGTTTCTTGCGACAGG GAAGAAGCTGCAGGTCAGAGAATCATGGATGACCGGAGAGTGGTACG GACTATCTTATCCCCGATCCATCTGTTGGGGGAACGCTTCAGTGGGACTCATTCACGATGATGGAGCCACCTTCAACGGAGTACGCCTCACAGCCCTTCAAGTGGCGCTTCT GGTAGGAGCTAAAAAAGATAACGGAAAGTGGGGCGAATGCCCTGTAGATGAAGACCTATACCTGACATCCTCGGCTAGTGGAGGACGCCGACCAGCCTTGTCTGACTGCAGCAGAGAGTCAATTCGAGACTTATATTATCGCCAAAG AGACTACCGTAGCCTTTGCTGGAGTGACAAACCAACACCTGCTCTCGATCCCGAACATGACGAGTTTCCCGTGGACTTCTACAAGAAATTTGACTGTGATGCCTGCCACGTATCGGAGCACTTAAAGAACAACACTGGCAAATCCTTAAACTGCTCG ATATCTACAATCAATCGGAACGTCAACCCCTGGCCAACGACGAAGAAGACCAGCTGGCACCGTGCGGCCAAGAGACTAAGTGAAAAACTCTACAAA CGGAGAACGACGACAGTCTCACCTTACCAAGACTGCACGCAGTCCTGTTGCCGGTTCGACCGCATCCCTGGACGCTATGGTGGCTACTGGAACTGCTGGGACACCCGGGCCGCTGACGGCACAATATGTGATTCGAGAAGG